From a region of the Zonotrichia albicollis isolate bZonAlb1 chromosome 5, bZonAlb1.hap1, whole genome shotgun sequence genome:
- the LOC113458963 gene encoding CXXC-type zinc finger protein 4 isoform X1 yields the protein MNTNVCVESGPNPEAPGLPKDSHLPEGALNSLVDYNSEMERYRSFATFYKTNGGAFPQAAKIARITTPIFPSAAAAAAARIGMSPWNCDTATAAAATAMLWGSGGGGGAAGGARKPSSSSSAAAAAASAAAAAASSLHAGRGGMHHRSDSQRLGKPGCPPAEQPALPMANGNFLSTLAPEHCRPLAGECMNKLKCGAAEAEIMNLPDRVGTFSAIPALGGLSLPPGVIVMTALHSPAAASAAVTDSAFQIANLADCPQSHASASPASALGAAAGAGAGGGGGGGGGGGGGAGGTGGGAGAGAGNPAKKKRKRCGVCVPCKRLINCGVCSSCRNRKTGHQICKFRKCEELKKKPGTSLEVRGDDFFFPSLPPSLLNPLPPPLQCFLSSFKMQHPFSEASFRL from the coding sequence ATGAACACCAACGTGTGCGTGGAGAGCGGCCCCAACCCCGAGGCGCCGGGGCTGCCCAAGGACAGCCACCTGCCCGAGGGGGCCCTCAACAGCCTTGTGGATTACAACTCGGAGATGGAGAGGTACCGCTCCTTCGCCACCTTCTACAAGACCAACGGCGGCGCCTTCCCCCAGGCGGCCAAGATCGCCCGCATCACCACCCCCATCTTCCccagcgcggccgccgccgccgccgcccgcatCGGCATGTCCCCCTGGAACTGCGACACCGCCacggccgccgccgccaccgccatGCTCtggggcagcggcggcggcggcggcgcggcgggcggcgCGAGGaaaccctcctcctcctcctccgccgccgccgccgccgcctccgcggccgccgccgccgcctcctcgcTGCACGCCGGCAGGGGCGGCATGCACCACCGGAGCGACTCGCAGCGGCTGGGCAAGCCCGGCTGCCCGCCGGCCGAGCAGCCCGCCCTGCCCATGGCCAACGGCAACTTCCTCTCCACCCTCGCCCCCGAGCACTGCCGGCCGCTGGCCGGTGAGTGCATGAACAAGCTCAAGTGCGGCGCCGCCGAAGCCGAGATCATGAACCTCCCCGACCGCGTCGGCACCTTCTCGGCCATCCCGGCGCTGGGCggcctctcccttccccccggGGTCATCGTCATGACGGCCCTGCACTCCCCCGCCGCGGCCTCGGCCGCCGTCACAGACAGCGCCTTCCAGATCGCCAACCTGGCGGACTGCCCGCAGAGCCACGCCTCGGCCTCGCCCGCCTCCGCCCTGGGCGCCGCCGCCGGCGCGGGGGCcggcggaggcggcggcggtGGTGGCGGAGGTGGAGGGGGGGCCGGCGGCaccggcggcggggccggggccggggcgggcaaCCCCGCCAAGAAGAAGCGGAAACGCTGCGGGGTGTGCGTGCCCTGCAAGCGGCTCATCAACTGTGGAGTCTGCAGCAGTTGCAGGAACCGCAAAACGGGACACCAGATCTGCAAATTTAGGAAATGTGAAGAGCTTAAGAAAAAACCGGGCACTTCGTTAGAGGTCAGAGGAGatgatttctttttccccagcctcCCGCCGTCCCTCCTCAATCCCCTGCCCCCGCCCCTCCAGTGCTTCTTGTCTAGCTTCAAGATGCAGCATCCCTTCTCCGAGGCCTCCTTCAGGCTCTGA
- the LOC113458963 gene encoding CXXC-type zinc finger protein 4 isoform X2 has translation MNTNVCVESGPNPEAPGLPKDSHLPEGALNSLVDYNSEMERYRSFATFYKTNGGAFPQAAKIARITTPIFPSAAAAAAARIGMSPWNCDTATAAAATAMLWGSGGGGGAAGGARKPSSSSSAAAAAASAAAAAASSLHAGRGGMHHRSDSQRLGKPGCPPAEQPALPMANGNFLSTLAPEHCRPLAGECMNKLKCGAAEAEIMNLPDRVGTFSAIPALGGLSLPPGVIVMTALHSPAAASAAVTDSAFQIANLADCPQSHASASPASALGAAAGAGAGGGGGGGGGGGGGAGGTGGGAGAGAGNPAKKKRKRCGVCVPCKRLINCGVCSSCRNRKTGHQICKFRKCEELKKKPGTSLERTPVPSAEAFRWFF, from the coding sequence ATGAACACCAACGTGTGCGTGGAGAGCGGCCCCAACCCCGAGGCGCCGGGGCTGCCCAAGGACAGCCACCTGCCCGAGGGGGCCCTCAACAGCCTTGTGGATTACAACTCGGAGATGGAGAGGTACCGCTCCTTCGCCACCTTCTACAAGACCAACGGCGGCGCCTTCCCCCAGGCGGCCAAGATCGCCCGCATCACCACCCCCATCTTCCccagcgcggccgccgccgccgccgcccgcatCGGCATGTCCCCCTGGAACTGCGACACCGCCacggccgccgccgccaccgccatGCTCtggggcagcggcggcggcggcggcgcggcgggcggcgCGAGGaaaccctcctcctcctcctccgccgccgccgccgccgcctccgcggccgccgccgccgcctcctcgcTGCACGCCGGCAGGGGCGGCATGCACCACCGGAGCGACTCGCAGCGGCTGGGCAAGCCCGGCTGCCCGCCGGCCGAGCAGCCCGCCCTGCCCATGGCCAACGGCAACTTCCTCTCCACCCTCGCCCCCGAGCACTGCCGGCCGCTGGCCGGTGAGTGCATGAACAAGCTCAAGTGCGGCGCCGCCGAAGCCGAGATCATGAACCTCCCCGACCGCGTCGGCACCTTCTCGGCCATCCCGGCGCTGGGCggcctctcccttccccccggGGTCATCGTCATGACGGCCCTGCACTCCCCCGCCGCGGCCTCGGCCGCCGTCACAGACAGCGCCTTCCAGATCGCCAACCTGGCGGACTGCCCGCAGAGCCACGCCTCGGCCTCGCCCGCCTCCGCCCTGGGCGCCGCCGCCGGCGCGGGGGCcggcggaggcggcggcggtGGTGGCGGAGGTGGAGGGGGGGCCGGCGGCaccggcggcggggccggggccggggcgggcaaCCCCGCCAAGAAGAAGCGGAAACGCTGCGGGGTGTGCGTGCCCTGCAAGCGGCTCATCAACTGTGGAGTCTGCAGCAGTTGCAGGAACCGCAAAACGGGACACCAGATCTGCAAATTTAGGAAATGTGAAGAGCTTAAGAAAAAACCGGGCACTTCGTTAGAG